CGGGGATCAAATCTTGGCTCTGCTGGACAGTATTGCGCAAAAAGGGATGCTGGTCATTGCGGTAACTCACTCGCAGAAAGTAGCTGATTCCGGTACGCGTATTGTGAAGGTTGAGGAGGGACGGATTAAGGATGATATCCATCTAAAAGATCGTTCCTTGACCACTTATGAAGGCAGTCGTGGTGCTTCCAGAAACTTGGGCTTACTGGCTTCTTTCAAAATGGCTCTCAAAAATATGAAACTCAACGGCAAGCGTAATGTACTGGTTGCATTGGGTGGGTCGATCGGGATTTTAAGTGTACTCCTGATGCTCTCCTTGGGTAATGGAATAACGACATATATGAACGACGAAATCAATTCAAGTATGGACCCGTTGCTTGTGGATATAACGAAGCCCAGTGCAGATGCCAAAGATATGCAAGGCCCGCAAGCCTTGATGGCAGCAGGCGAACCTTTTACAACAGCCGACATTGAGACTATTCGCAAATTCCCTAATGTGGATCATGTAGAGACCATCACTACCATTACAGGCAAATCGACTATGGTTAATTCAAAGCAAAGTGTGGCACTTACGCAGTTAACGACGTTAACGGATGCTTTTGATCCAGCAACGCTAACAACGGGTAAGCTTCCGGTAGAAAATGAGATGTTGTTACCCCTCGATACGGCGAATAAATTAAGTGGAAATGACCAAGCTGAATCCATGATCGGCAAGTCTGTGTTTCTATATATCAATGAGATGGATGGCAATAATAAACCCGTAACTTTGGAGAAAGAAATAACCATATCTGGTATTTATGAAGCGTCAGATCAAAGATCACCAATGCAGCAATCACCGGGTTACATTTCATCACAGACGTTGGAGCAAATGTATGCGGACAAAGGAATAACGATTGGGCCAATTCAGGTTAACGCTTATGCAACCGATATGAAATATGTCAATGATATTAATGCAGCAGCTGTTGATGCGGGCTTCTCAGGCTCCCAGACGGCAAAAATCATGGAAAATATCACGACATACGTGAACATGGCCACGATCGTTCTGTCTGGTATTGCAGGCATTTCGTTAATCGTATCCGGTATTATGATATTGGTTGTGCTTTACATTAGTGTCGTGGAACGAACGAAGGAAATCGGAATCCTTCGTGCGATTGGAGCAAGAAAGAAGGACATCAAGCGAATTTTCTTTTCTGAATCTGCTCTATTGGGGGTATTCAGTGGTATCATTGCGGTAGTATTTGCGATAATTATTAGTTATGTGTTGAATATTCTCTTGGACAACGCTTTTGGAGCTAAGCTAATAAATCTATCGGGATACTACATTGTGTTCGGAATCGTTGTAAGTACAGTGATTAGTATCATCGCTGGTTTGATGCCATCATCGAAGGCTGCCAAGCTGGACCCGATGGAATCCTTACGATACGAATAAATTTAAGTTGTGAATAATGAAAATTGCGGAAAGGATAATGGATACATGAACACGATTCTTGTGGTGGATGATGATTCCCATATCCGCAAATTAATCCGAATTTATCTCGAAAAAAATCAGTTTTCCGTCGTGGAAGCGCCGGATGGCCAAGAAGCACTGAACATTTTGTCTCATACCAAAATTGATTTAGCTATTGTAGATGTGATGATGCCAAGAGTAGATGGTATTGAACTGACCGAAGACATTCGATCTTATATGGATATTCCGATTCTGATGGTGACTGCCAAGGGAGAATCCAAGGATAAAGTCAGAGGATTCAATGCAGGGTCAGACGATTATTTAGTAAAACCTTTTGATCCTGTGGAGTTAATTTTGCGTGTAAAATCTTTAATGAAGAGATACAACAAGATTTCATCGAATGTTATTCATATAGGCGGTGCAACGATTGATCTGAGCAATTTGACAGTGGAGGCAGGAGCTCAAACGGTTGAATTGAAAAAGAAGGAATGTGAATTGTTGTTTGCTCTGGCGAGTTTGCCAGGGCAAATATTCACACGTACACAGCTTATAGAAGATATATGGGGAATCGATTATGAAGGTGATGAGCGTACCGTTGATGTGCATATCAAAAGGTTACGAGAACGGCTTGAACCGATCCCTAAGTTGATCATTTCGACGATAAGAGGACTTGGATATCGTTTGGAGAGTGTATGAAAATCGTGAGGAAAAGCCTGCGTCTACGAATCGTAGTTACCTTTTTTGGTATTGTGATCGTCAGTTTAATTCTCTCCTTTATATTAAATATGCGATCTCAGGAAAACACACCAAATCATTCTATGGTTACGATTGCCGAAGACATAGCTACGATGATAAATCTGATTGATGATCCGGAAAAAGTGAAAACAAGCTTGGATATCTTTGCACGATACGGCTTGGACATAAACTCCGTGAATGAACAAAGTGAAGTGCTTGCTTCACTACCAGATGATAAAGTTCATGAATTATTCGATGAAAATACCACGGAAGCGTTTATTCTATCCAATAAAGATGAGACAGCGATTGTTGGTGTTCCCAGGATGAATGAAGAAAAAGATGCGCTCCTGATCAAAATTAATTTTTCATCGATTTTTCATAATGTGAAACGTACATTATTTATATCGCTATTAACTGTCTTAGTCATAGGAAGCTTATTAATCATGTTCATGTCTGGGTACATTGTGAAACCGATCAAAAGGCTAACTGCTGCAGCTAAGAAAATGGCTTCAGGCGATCTGTCTGTCCGGTTGAAACATAATAATCCAGATGAGTTTGGTGAGCTGATGGAGAGCTTTAATCATATGGCCCGTGAGTTGCAAAAAATAGACTCAGTGCGTGATGATTTTGTCAGTAATGTCTCTCATGAAATGCAGTCCCCACTAACATCGATTAGAGGATTCACAAGAGCGCTGCAAGATGGTGTCATCCCTTTGGAAGAGCAGAAAGAGCATCTGGATATCATATACGAGGAAACATTACGCCTTTCCAGGCTTAGTGATAATTTACTTCGGTTAGCCTCGCTGGACTCGGAGCACCATCCGTTTAATCCCAGTACGTTCCAATTAGATGAGCAATTAAGAAGAACGATCGTATTAGCAGAACCCCAGTGGGCGCACAAAAATATCAGGATTGAATTGGATTTATTGCCTTGCGAGATCACGGTCGATAAAGATTTGTTTGAGCAGGTCTGGCAGAATTTAATCAACAATGCGATAAAATATACGGGTACCGCTGGGTCCATTCACATCGAAATCGAGATGTCCACGTCATTCGTGAAGGTATCGATTAGAGACTCAGGACAAGGAATACCCGAGGAGGCCCTTCCGTATATTTTCGATCGATTTTATATGGTGGACAAAGCACGGAGCAGTGCTCTTAGAGGCAATGGATTAGGGCTTTCCATCGTGATTAAAATTTTGAAATTGCATGATTGTACAATTGATGTGGAGAGCAGGGTTGGAGAAGGAACGCAGTTTACGGTTACGATCCCAGACCTTCGACTACATCTTAAGTAAGCTCAATTAGCAATATTGAAGCAATCTTGGTCCTTAGAATACAAGACCCTGTTGCTTAAATATTGCTTTTTGGTGAGCACTGCGTGAAAGATCTGATATATTGTTTTGTTTAGTGGCAGATGATTTGATAAGATAGAAGAGATGTGAGTATCAATCCATTTATATGGTGACGAGAGTGAATTAGATTCAACGTTTTATTCTATCCGCTACCCCTGCACATCTATGTGAATATATGAACATAACAATTTATTATATACAGAATGGAGCCATCCAATGAAATATCGCAATATGGAAGATTGCATTAATGATCTGGAGCAGCATGGACATTTGATTCGAGTGAAGGAAGAAGTGGACCCTCATTTGGAGATGGCAGCGATACATATGAAAGTGCATGAGGCGAAAGGCCCAGCTCTGCTTTTCGAAAATGTGAAAGGCTCCAAGTTCCAGGCTGTTTCGAACCTGTTCGGTACACTGGAACGAAGCAAATTCATGTTCCGTGGAACGCTTGAAGGTGTACAACGTGTCATGGCTGTCCGGGATGATCCAATGAAGGCACTCAAGACGCCTTTTCAGCATATCAGCACCGGTCTTGCCGCGTGGCAGGCTCTACCTAAGCAGAAGTCCATCAGTTTGCCTGTAACCGCGCAAGAGATTCAAATCTCAGATCTGCCGTTGATCAAGCATTGGCCTATGGATGGTGGAGCATTCGTTACGCTGCCTCAAGTTTATTCGGAAGACCCAGACAAGCCAGGCATCATGAACTCCAATCTGGGCATGTATCGGGTACAGCTAAGTGGTAATGATTATGAACTGAATAAGGAAATTGGACTTCATTATCAGATCCATCGCGGAATTGGTATTCATCAGGCCAAAGCAGTCAAAAAGGGAGAACCCCTGAAAGTGAGTGTATTCATTGGGGGTCCGCCGGCACATACACTTTCTGCAGTGATGCCTTTGCCTGAAGGACTCAGTGAGATGACTTTCGCGGGGCTACTTGCCGGCCGGCGTTTCCGTTACAGCTATAAGGATGGGTATTGCATCAGCAATGACGCCGATTTTGTCATCACGGGTGATATTTACCCGGACGAGACGAAGCCTGAAGGACCGTTTGGTGATCATCTTGGATATTACAGTCTGACCCATCCGTTCCCACTAATGAGAGTGCATAAAGTGTACGCCAAGCCGAATGCGATCTGGCCATTTACCGTGGTGGGTCGTCCTCCGCAAGAGGATACTGCATTTGGGGATCTGATTCACGAAATTACGGGTGATGCCATTAAACAGGAAGTTCCCGGTGTGAAAGAAGTCCATGCTGTCGATGCAGCAGGAGTGCATCCGCTTCTGTTCGCGATCGGAAGTGAGCGGTATACGCCCTATCAGACGGTAAAACAGCCAACAGAGCTGCTGACGATTGCGAGTCGTATTCTGGGTACAGGCCAGCTCAGTCTGGCGAAGTATTTGTTTATCACAGCAGAAGATCAGCAACCGCTGGATACGCACCGAGAAGTGGAGTTCCTGACGTATATCCTGGAACGAATGGATCTGCAACGGGACATTCATTTTCATACCAACACAACGATCGATACGCTGGATTACTCGGGAACCGGGTTGAATAGCGGCAGTAAGGTTGTATTTGCAGCCTATGGGGACAAGAAACGGGAATTGTGCCGTGAAGTACCGGAGACATTGAAGGATATCCGGGGTTATAGTAATCCGCAGCTCGTGATGCCAGGAATTGTAGCTATTCAGGGTGCGCCATTCAATAGTTATGCGGATACAGAACAAGAAATGAAGGCATTTACGGACATGCTGAAGGAAAAAGGAAACCTGTCTTCTTGTCCAATGATTGTATTATGTGACGATAGTTCTTTCCTGAGTGCGAATCTCAGCAACTTCTTGTGGGCGACATTTACCCGCAGTAATCCGTCCCATGATATGTACGGTGTGAACAGCAGTTACAACTATAAACATTGGGGCTGTGACCAGATCATTATCGATGCCAGAGTGAAGCCGCATCAGGCACCACCATTAATTCCGGACCCATCTGTTGAGAAAGGGATTGAACGCTTTTTCGTACAGGGAGCGAGCCTGAGTTCAATCAAAATTTAGTTGAATTCAATAAAAGCCCAAAGATTTTTTTGGGCTTTTTGGTTATATATGTGTAAAGCGATATGCCAGATA
This window of the Paenibacillus marchantiae genome carries:
- a CDS encoding sensor histidine kinase produces the protein MKIVRKSLRLRIVVTFFGIVIVSLILSFILNMRSQENTPNHSMVTIAEDIATMINLIDDPEKVKTSLDIFARYGLDINSVNEQSEVLASLPDDKVHELFDENTTEAFILSNKDETAIVGVPRMNEEKDALLIKINFSSIFHNVKRTLFISLLTVLVIGSLLIMFMSGYIVKPIKRLTAAAKKMASGDLSVRLKHNNPDEFGELMESFNHMARELQKIDSVRDDFVSNVSHEMQSPLTSIRGFTRALQDGVIPLEEQKEHLDIIYEETLRLSRLSDNLLRLASLDSEHHPFNPSTFQLDEQLRRTIVLAEPQWAHKNIRIELDLLPCEITVDKDLFEQVWQNLINNAIKYTGTAGSIHIEIEMSTSFVKVSIRDSGQGIPEEALPYIFDRFYMVDKARSSALRGNGLGLSIVIKILKLHDCTIDVESRVGEGTQFTVTIPDLRLHLK
- a CDS encoding response regulator transcription factor, whose translation is MNTILVVDDDSHIRKLIRIYLEKNQFSVVEAPDGQEALNILSHTKIDLAIVDVMMPRVDGIELTEDIRSYMDIPILMVTAKGESKDKVRGFNAGSDDYLVKPFDPVELILRVKSLMKRYNKISSNVIHIGGATIDLSNLTVEAGAQTVELKKKECELLFALASLPGQIFTRTQLIEDIWGIDYEGDERTVDVHIKRLRERLEPIPKLIISTIRGLGYRLESV
- a CDS encoding ABC transporter ATP-binding protein/permease; its protein translation is MTILEVKHVKKSYTLYGKEKVPVLHDVNLSFETGEFVSILGESGCGKSTLMNIIGGMDSDFEGEILVRGKNLSAMTEKEMDDYRKNNIGFVFQNFNLIPHLSVLENVTIAMQMTDTSEKERNKRAIDILTEVGLKSHLNKRPNQLSGGQKQRVSIARALSNNPDIILADEPTGALDKGNGDQILALLDSIAQKGMLVIAVTHSQKVADSGTRIVKVEEGRIKDDIHLKDRSLTTYEGSRGASRNLGLLASFKMALKNMKLNGKRNVLVALGGSIGILSVLLMLSLGNGITTYMNDEINSSMDPLLVDITKPSADAKDMQGPQALMAAGEPFTTADIETIRKFPNVDHVETITTITGKSTMVNSKQSVALTQLTTLTDAFDPATLTTGKLPVENEMLLPLDTANKLSGNDQAESMIGKSVFLYINEMDGNNKPVTLEKEITISGIYEASDQRSPMQQSPGYISSQTLEQMYADKGITIGPIQVNAYATDMKYVNDINAAAVDAGFSGSQTAKIMENITTYVNMATIVLSGIAGISLIVSGIMILVVLYISVVERTKEIGILRAIGARKKDIKRIFFSESALLGVFSGIIAVVFAIIISYVLNILLDNAFGAKLINLSGYYIVFGIVVSTVISIIAGLMPSSKAAKLDPMESLRYE
- a CDS encoding UbiD family decarboxylase, with the protein product MKYRNMEDCINDLEQHGHLIRVKEEVDPHLEMAAIHMKVHEAKGPALLFENVKGSKFQAVSNLFGTLERSKFMFRGTLEGVQRVMAVRDDPMKALKTPFQHISTGLAAWQALPKQKSISLPVTAQEIQISDLPLIKHWPMDGGAFVTLPQVYSEDPDKPGIMNSNLGMYRVQLSGNDYELNKEIGLHYQIHRGIGIHQAKAVKKGEPLKVSVFIGGPPAHTLSAVMPLPEGLSEMTFAGLLAGRRFRYSYKDGYCISNDADFVITGDIYPDETKPEGPFGDHLGYYSLTHPFPLMRVHKVYAKPNAIWPFTVVGRPPQEDTAFGDLIHEITGDAIKQEVPGVKEVHAVDAAGVHPLLFAIGSERYTPYQTVKQPTELLTIASRILGTGQLSLAKYLFITAEDQQPLDTHREVEFLTYILERMDLQRDIHFHTNTTIDTLDYSGTGLNSGSKVVFAAYGDKKRELCREVPETLKDIRGYSNPQLVMPGIVAIQGAPFNSYADTEQEMKAFTDMLKEKGNLSSCPMIVLCDDSSFLSANLSNFLWATFTRSNPSHDMYGVNSSYNYKHWGCDQIIIDARVKPHQAPPLIPDPSVEKGIERFFVQGASLSSIKI